The sequence cttttgattttgtaCATGAATTatcttcttatatatatattattaattcttatcAAATAAATCTTCACTATGTTATAATCGAtgtaatctatatatattactgATCAATTGAGTCAATTTTTATGAACAAATACTTCCTTATAATCTAATTAAGGTAATCAAAATATAGAATCATCCTCAATTgattaaatttacaataacAAATTCTTTACCATACTAGGGTcgatgtaatatatatatctaaccATTTTCAATTGATTCAATTCtcacaaataaatatttcaatttctctAATCGAGGTAATGAAATgtattaatcatttttatcattaaaatttcatttaccATTCTTCATCGTGCTATAATCAATCTAATCCATGTCTAACCATTTTCAGTTGATTCAATTCTCATGATCAGATACCTTCACCATATTGTTGTAATTAtggtaaaataataattgatgaaAATCACTTAATATTTATCATGATTAGTTGTGTTAATAAATTCATAACATACAATATTAATATGGCCACCGCTATAATTAACGTTTTGATACATAATAActtctttaaataaatataaagctacaaaatattataaaaatataaaaatatgattacatAGAATTGAAGTTatattaatagttaaattCAAACTATTAAGCATAAGTCAATACTtctagaataaataaattgatgtGCCTAACATTGCCAACAAGtgctatattttatataaaaaattattaaaacaatatttaataatagagGTTAGATTTTCTCCTTCAATTATAGAGcatgaatatattatttattatatattattatagataGCATTGAGCATGAATTTACGTTAACGTGATAGTACTATAGTAAAAGCGTAAatgccttttttttcttcttttagaaTGATAAGTAGAAGTAATGTACCACATATTATTCATGCATATATAgcataataatatatcaattttatttgtagGATTAactgtaatattttatttatatttttattagttttattcatatatattttaaaaaataatattatttaatttaaaaaaaataacataaatttatataaatggttaaatataaatatgaatctcatattatatttatgaaagaattcttagaattttttttaatatcttaaattgttaattaaataaactttcTTGAAAATATAACATGAATTAAATGAAGTGGGAGAATGATGGCTAGAATTTAGCCATTTAGCATTGTCCTAAACTTAATTACAGATTTATGATCCAGTAGGAGCAAACATAATGTATTATGGACATATAATGTCACTTCTTTCGAGGATCTAAATGGGCAATGGATCTTTCATCGTCTTACTCATAGATTGATATGACTCTGGTACTATTGCCATGTTTGTGTCTGTATTTATGTGAAAAACAACCACGAAGAATgttgtgaaaaaaaaaaaaattttgtgtattttgtatatatgaattttgagtttttaacAATATGTTGATggttatatatacattttgaattgtttttttctaatgGTAGATACAACGGTTTTTTCTGTATGAGGTAAAAGTAGAAGTGACTTTTCCTGTTTTGCAGGAAAGTATGCTCCTTTTATCTCAGGTCAGTGATGAGAAATCTGCACAAGCAACCTAGTTTGTGCAGCCTCTGAGACCTTAGCTTGTAGCCTTCCTTCTTCGTTCTTTAATACTCCCCTTTAAGATGGGTTCGTATAAGTTTATTGAACCCATCTTGTTGAGAATCAAATGATGATTCTGGTTGTCAAGAGGTTTAGTAAATATGTCTGCTAGTTGATCTTGACTCTTGATATAAGGCATTTCAATCTCTCCCTTTTAGACTTTTTCCCTAATGAAATGACAATCAACTTCAATATGCTTGGTTCGTTCGTGAAACACCGGGTTCGATGCTATGTGGCGAGCAGCTTGGTTATCACAATGCATTTTCATAGGCTCTTTACTCTCAATTTTCATGTCCTTGAGGACTTGCTTGATCCAAATGAGTTCGCTAGCAGTGGATGCCATTGCACGGTATTCAGCTTCAGCGCTTGATCTAGCAACTacactttattttttcctttttcatgtCACCAACTTTCTTCCTACAAAGACACAGAAACCAGTGGTTGACGTCCTGTCACAGCTTCCAGCCCAATTTGCATCAAAAAAACCAACTATATTAGtcgaattatttttcttcatccagATTCCTTGTCTGGGAGTTCTCTTGAGGTATCTGAGAATCCGATATATAGCTTCTAGGTGGCTGGTACGAGGGGCATGCATGAACTGGCTTACCATACTGACTGCAAATGAAATGTCAAGCATAGTGACAGTTAAATAAATCAGTTTTCCTACCAAGCGCTAATAAGAGCTGCTAAGAGAGAAATCAGAGTTAAGCGGAAATAAAGACTGGCAAGGATCATTAGTGAAGTCAATACTGGTTGGCTTGTTGTAGTAGGGATTAGTCTCGAAAAAAGTGACATCACGAGAAACATAGATTTTGTGAGTCAAGGGATCATAACACTTGTACCCTTTTTGAGTGGATAAGTATCCTAGAAAGAGAGTTTTGACAGAAATTTTATCTAGTTTATGCTGGCGTTTGACATGCACATAGCAGACATAGCCAAAAACCCTAAGGTGACCTTATTCTATTTTTCGGCCCTTAAGGATCTTTAGAGGgctcatattttttaaagtgaCAGTGGGTAGTCTATTGATTAGGTAGGCGGCGGTTAAGAGGGCATCCGACCAAAATACAGAAGGgacattattttgaaaaatgagAGTGCGAGTGACATTGAGAACATATCGATTTTTACATTCAGAAACACCATTTTTTCGGGGGTATTAACACATGTGGTTTGATGCATAATTCCATGTTGTTTAAAAAAAGTGGAGAAATTTTGGTTTATGTACTCCGTACCATTGTCAAAgcaaaagatttttaaattggCATTATACtgattttttatgaaattaaaaaattctttgaAGCGCgaaaaaacttctttttttccttttaataaatagatccAGGTGGTGCGagagtaatcatcaataaaggtAACAAAGTATCTAAAATGATTATATGCAGTAACGAGGGTAGGTCCCCAAACATCTGAATGTATTATATCAAAAGCGTTTTCTGACATGCTTGATGACAATGAAAAAGGTAATCGAGTgtgtttagaaaatttacacaCATCACAATTGCTAGAGTTCAAAttgtaacaaaataatttatttaaaacattGTCGGAAGGATGCCCAAATCTCCGATGCCTTAGCATGCCTTGGGTGGGATTGGTTGACACAAAACATTTCTTGGGAGGATTATGAAGATAATATAGGCTATTTTCTAGTTGTCCATCACCAATCGTCTTCTCGTAAATTCGATCCTAAAATATGACTgaagatggtgagaaaataacgtTACAGTTTAAATCATGAGTACTTTTGCCAACAGATAAAAGGTTAGATTTAAAGTCAGGCAggaataaaatatctttaagattggaattaaataaattagtgaTGTCATATCCCTGAATTTTGACTTTATTTCCATTGGCAATTGTCACATGCTGAGAATCCCTGatagaattaattttgtgTAATTTTGTGGGATCCCAAGTCATGTGATATGTTGCTCCAGAGTCAATAATCCAGGCTTGTTGACaggattttatatttttttgaactGAATTTAAAGTGGTTTGAACCAAACCTGACCCATCGAGCTGGGAGGACCCGAACCCATGTGGTTGTTGAACAAAGGCTTGAAGTTGGGCCATAATTTCTGTTATGTGGGCCTGATTGAGCTGCTGGACTTGGGCCTGACAGGCCTACTTGAGCTGCTGGGCCTAGGCCTATCGGGCCTGTGGAGTCTGATGGGCATGTTGGCCTGTCTGTGTGGACTGGGCCGAATGAACCTGAAGATGAGTTAGACTGGATCTAGTGGAGCGGGCTTGAAATAGAGTTGGGCCGGTCTCAATCCGGGTCGGGTCCAAATGCTGTCGGGTCAAGAAATCATGTCGGATTGTTGAGAAACACTCAGAGTCGGGTCAGGTAtgcttatatttttcttaccCGTTATATACATCTCTCAATTCTTTCAGCCCTAACCCTAACTCATCACACTCTCCTACAACATGTAGCCCTTCTCTTCGGCCGCTACTTTTTTTCTCTCCTCTCCCCCCTCGTCTCGAGCTTCCGGCCTTCCCCATCTCCCGAGTGCGGGTAGAGGTGCCAACAACCATCGCGGGAGTGACCACGCTGGCGGGGTCACAGCCGATGGTGCTTCGGTCCTCCTCGGGTTACGTCTCTTCGGGAGTTGTAGGCGTGGTTGTCTCTGATGTTCGGAAGGGAATTCATGGTGTTTCTCCGCGTTTCTTCGCGCTGAACACTTGCTATTACCTCGTCGATTTTTGGAAGGTCAGACGCGAGGAGAATCTGTGATCTCAAGCTTTCATAGCTTGAGTCCAGACCTCAAAGGTAAGTATAAATTAGATCatgttcttctcttttctataTTTCGTCTGGGTCGTTTGATGGCGGAAGATAATTCTATAACTCTTCACACCTTGTGAGTATTTCTGTTGCGTATTGAGAGGAACTTTTTGTTCCCTGAGTGATTTGAGATAGCTCTTGTTTGAGTCTGAAAATATGAGCGAAATTGTGTTGATGGCCGTAAAGGCTCTGCTTTTTCTCCCAAATTAATTTTGACGATTCCATCAAAATGCAGAGACGGGAAATTTATGGTTCTATAGTATTTGTGAGCATCGACATGACCAAATGGTCAGTCGTCTGCCACTCTtccatttttttcaatttcttcttctgttgGAGCCTCTAATCTTTGTGGTTTTGGCTTTTGCTTTGTCCGAGTGATGAACACCAGCTTTTTTCTACCGCTGAGGGCAATATACACTATTTTTAACTATACgaaataattagaatttcttttaagtgTGATGTTggttaatttttcattttgagaCATGGCTGGGtgagaaaagaatttttgGTAGGTGACGAGCACAGGTTAAACCTGCTTTGATACCATGtgaaaaagaacaatgaagaatattatgaaaagaaaaactttatatattttgtatatatgaattttgagtttttaacAATGCGTTGATGGTTATATATACATTCTGAATTGTTTCTTTCTAACGGTAGATACAATAGTTCTTTCTGTATGAGGTAAAGGTAGAAGTGACATTTGCTACTTTGCAGGAAATAATACTCCTTTTATCTCAGGTCAGTGATGAGAAGCCTGCACAAGCAATCTAGCTTGTGCAGCCTCTCAGACCTTATAGCCTTCTTTCTTTGTTAAGAACAGTTTGtttgaatgaaaaaaaaattgctggTCGTTGCTGTACCTAATTATTCAGCATTAAAACGACAGATGGAGCAAACGGCAAGCCTCGCAAAAGTGGACTATCTCAATGTTGAATATCAAAATTGTTGTTGCATGTAGTCTAAAGCCCAAGTTACAttcgtttcttttttcatttttctctctcatGAAGGTTCAGGACATTATCAGAACCCCTCGTGCCTGGGTTTTCCATCTGAGGCTGGAAACTCGCCCCAATctgccttttatttttatgtctttatGTGTGCTTTGTGTATTTGTTTGCCTTGTTATTTCAGTTGATTGccatttttcatttaaacaGTTACAAGTCctttattccttttctttcaaaaaaagaaaagtattttaataatttaacttttatatgTGTTATCATTGATATTTATTagtcttttaactaattataataaacGGATTTGATAAATCGATAGTTCACATgaatagaagatgaagcagCTCATTTACAGAGTAAAAAAATGCCTTATGTCAAACTCAATGTATCAAAGCTGAAAACAAAGGAGAAACAGCAAATCCTATATGTTAATAAGACAATTGTTAGAAAATCTAGAATTATGCTAACAACGTATATCCTAAATCTTATATTAATGTGAAGGTGACAGAAATATACTACATTTACGAATCAAATAATTTCAAGTAGAACAATCCATGAATCCTTTAAGAATGAATAATTTTAAGGAAAACACGTGCGCATAAAGTCTGACCAACAAGCTTCAATCTTggaattttattctttaaaattacCTTGCCTTTTTTGTGCCTTGAGCCATGCTGATGATGAAACTAATGTACTCATTTTTTGTGGCTTTATTCCCGTAAATTCGACCACATTCTCTATCGAGGATATACTTGAGTGATCGATTCCTCGTTCCCATACCATTGCATTGATTTGGTAGTAGATTTATCTGACTGCAATCCTTCCATTGGCATGGTCGGTTCTGAGCTACTGTGGAGAAAAAATGCCGGTTGTCGAGGCACTGGTAGAGTAACAGAAAAACTGTTGAGCATAAGCATTATTGTTGCCATTGTAGGTCTGTCAGTTGCATCTTCTTGAACACATAACAAGCCTATTTGGATGCATCTTAATACTTCATTTCTTGAATATGAATCTTTTAGGACTGGATCCACCACTTCCATAGGTGTCCCATCTTTCCAATGTGTCCAGACCTGCAAAATTCTAGGTATTTAATGGCCATTTACTTTGTAGTTTTTTGAGATGATATTGGTGATAGGCAAAGGTGAAAACATCCTACTCACATAGCTCACAAGATCGCTAGCGCCATGTATTTCATAGAAAGAACTATTTTTCTTCCCACATATAATTTCAAGTACTAAGACACCAAAGCTGTATATGTCAGACTTGACAGAGAAATGTCCATGCATTGCATATTCTGGAGACATATATCCACTGAAAAATGCATAATAGTTTATTTTAGGTTTGATAAATCAAACGTAATATTAGAATTGAGGCAAAACAAGTAAAACTTACTATGTCCCAACAATTCTATTAGTATTTCCTTGGGTTTGATCAACTCCAAAAATTCTGGCCATAccaaaatctgaaatttttgGATTCATATCCttatctaataaaatgttACTAACTTTAAGATCGCGGTGTATGATTTTTAGTTGAGAGTCCTCGTGAAGATAAATGATCCCTCGTGCAATTCCTCCAACTATCTTGTAACGTGTCTGCCAGTCTAGTTGTCCCTGCTTTTTAGCGTCTACAAATTTATGAAATCAAACATTCAAGTCAAATGCAACAGGTTAGATTCCAATTGAATACAACTATACAATGCGCATCTGTACTCATGGAGGAAGTAGTCGAGGCAAATTGGGAATATGTTTAGAAAATACAAACCGAAAAGGAAGTAGTCCAGGCTTTTATTGGGAACAAATTCATAGACGAGTATTTTTTCTGCTCCCTCCAAGCAAAATCCTAGTAGCCTCACCAGATTTCTGTGTTGAAGCTTGGCTAACAAGACAACCTCATTCTTAAACTCTTGTGCACCTTGCACAGAGCTTCTTGATAGCTTCTTTACAGCTATCTCTTGCCCATTAGGAAGTGTACCCTGATAATTGACTTCTACAAATCGTCACGCCATCTCATTTGCGTAATTGTTAATCTTCAAGATTAAAACTTTATAAATTCTCACCTTGTAAACCTTACCAAATCCACCTTCACCTAGCTTGTTCGCAGCAGAGAACTTATCCGTAGCAGCTTCTATTGTATTCAGATCAATTTGCAAGGACTCCACAGTTGTAATCTCATTCCCAGCTACATATATAACCAAAGGACATGTTTATTAagcttttaaaataatcacatgctacaaaatcaaaagaatataGTAAAAAGACCAAATGcattttaacataaataattaaagttgGTTAATTTCTGATAATTGTTACCATCATCTTCTTGCCCAGCATCATACTTCTTTCTAGCCCGTGTCCTTAGGTAACAGCAGCccagaaagaaaaacacaataGCGACAGCAACTGG comes from Ricinus communis isolate WT05 ecotype wild-type chromosome 5, ASM1957865v1, whole genome shotgun sequence and encodes:
- the LOC8267395 gene encoding cysteine-rich receptor-like protein kinase 10; this translates as MSSFIRFSTILLVLLSLSIIAKSQSPEPVYLYHVCSNTTTFDPNSTYQTNLNQLFPSLSNNANNSIGFYNRSSGQDPDDIYGLFLCRGDVSTDVCQDCVTFASQDIVKRCPIEKVAIVWYDECLLHYANRSLYSIMAQEPGVFLLNVQNIADQDRFNNLLATTMGKLATEAASAASGEKKFAVKIDNFTAFEKLYSLVQCTPDLSNLDCGRCLQAAISNLPTCCDGKRGGRVLYPSCNIRYEVYPFFNVTALEPPPPSPSPVVPPPPTSSGTRPETKGKSGLSTVTIVAIVAPVAVAIVFFFLGCCYLRTRARKKYDAGQEDDAGNEITTVESLQIDLNTIEAATDKFSAANKLGEGGFGKVYKGTLPNGQEIAVKKLSRSSVQGAQEFKNEVVLLAKLQHRNLVRLLGFCLEGAEKILVYEFVPNKSLDYFLFDAKKQGQLDWQTRYKIVGGIARGIIYLHEDSQLKIIHRDLKVSNILLDKDMNPKISDFGMARIFGVDQTQGNTNRIVGTYGYMSPEYAMHGHFSVKSDIYSFGVLVLEIICGKKNSSFYEIHGASDLVSYVWTHWKDGTPMEVVDPVLKDSYSRNEVLRCIQIGLLCVQEDATDRPTMATIMLMLNSFSVTLPVPRQPAFFLHSSSEPTMPMEGLQSDKSTTKSMQWYGNEESITQVYPR